The following proteins are encoded in a genomic region of Nicotiana sylvestris chromosome 4, ASM39365v2, whole genome shotgun sequence:
- the LOC104242167 gene encoding pentatricopeptide repeat-containing protein At5g18475 — protein MKVIGHRRCSLCSSSRLFSSSVQWISPLHYQSRSSPRQDAAIEIDGTTVEEVPRKRKYISHEAAVSLIKQEKDAKRALEIFNKVSDQKGFNHNNSTYAVLLHKLALCKKFETVDVVIHQMKYETCKFHEGIFINLMKHYSKSSLHEKVLEMFDAILPIVREKPSLNAISTCLNLLIEAKQIDLAREFLLNVQKHLDLKPNTCIFNILVKYHCRKGDVEAAFVVVEEMRKSIVSYPNLITYSTLMDGLCRCGRLQEAIDLFEKMLAEDQIPPDALTYNILINAFSRAGKVDRATNIIDFMKKNGCQPNIVNYTALMNGFCKEGRGEDAKEVFHEMKRVGLTPDIVGYTTLINSFCRAGKVDEGIELLEEMKDKGCKADDVTIKVILGGLCRASRSSEAFDMLERLPYDGIRLSKESYRIVLNFLCKEGELEKAMELLGLMLARGFVPHFATSNELIVQQCEAGKAADAAMALFGLLEMGFKPEPQTWSLLIDVICRERKLLPAFQLLDELVLQ, from the coding sequence ATGAAAGTTATTGGGCACAGGAGATGCAGTCTCTGCTCTTCATCTAGGTTATTCTCATCTTCAGTTCAATGGATTTCTCCTTTGCATTACCAGAGCAGGAGTTCCCCGAGGCAAGATGCTGCTATCGAAATAGATGGCACTACTGTAGAAGAAGTTCCAAGAAAACGCAAGTATATATCTCATGAAGCCGCAGTCAGCTTGATAAAACAAGAGAAAGATGCAAAACGTGCCCTGGAGATTTTTAACAAGGTTTCTGATCAGAAGGGTTTCAATCACAATAACTCCACCTATGCTGTTCTTCTCCATAAACTTGCTCTTTGCAAGAAATTTGAAACAGTCGATGTTGTTATTCATCAGATGAAATATGAAACTTGTAAGTTCCATGAAGGTATATTCATTAACCTCATGAAACATTACTCCAAATCCTCTCTCCATGAAAAGGTTCTGGAGATGTTTGACGCAATCTTGCCTATCGTTCGGGAAAAGCCGTCCCTCAATGCCATTAGCACGTGTCTGAATCTCCTGATTGAAGCAAAACAGATTGATCTGGCCAGGGAGTTTCTCTTAAATGTGCAGAAGCATCTAGATTTGAAGCCGAATACATGCATTTTCAATATCTTGGTCAAGTATCATTGCAGAAAAGGGGATGTTGAAGCTGCATTTGTAGTAGTAGAAGAGATGAGAAAGTCCATAGTTTCTTATCCTAACTTGATTACTTATAGCACCCTTATGGATGGCCTATGCCGATGTGGAAGGCTTCAAGAAGCAATCGACTTGTTTGAGAAAATGCTTGCTGAAGATCAAATTCCGCCAGATGCATTGACTTACAATATCTTAATAAATGCATTTTCTCGTGCAGGAAAGGTGGATAGAGCTACAAATATAATAGATTTTATGAAGAAAAATGGATGCCAACCAAATATAGTTAATTACACAGCTTTGATGAATGGATTTTGTAAGGAGGGGAGAGGGGAAGATGCCAAAGAGGTATTTCATGAGATGAAAAGAGTAGGCCTAACGCCTGATATCGTTGGCTATACAACATTGATAAATTCCTTCTGTAGGGCTGGTAAAGTTGATGAAGGCATTGAGTTACTTGAAGAAatgaaggataaaggatgcaAAGCTGATGACGTGACAATAAAAGTTATACTTGGAGGATTGTGCAGAGCCTCTAGATCAAGTGAAGCTTTCGATATGCTTGAAAGGTTACCTTATGATGGTATACGCCTAAGTAAGGAAAGTTATAGGATTGTGTTAAATTTCTTGTGTAAAGAAGGCGAGCTAGAAAAGGCAATGGAGTTGTTAGGTCTGATGTTGGCTAGAGGATTCGTGCCTCATTTTGCTACGTCAAATGAATTGATAGTTCAACAATGTGAAGCTGGAAAGGCAGCCGATGCAGCTATGGCATTGTTTGGGCTGTTAGAAATGGGGTTTAAGCCAGAACCTCAGACATGGAGTTTATTGATTGATGTGATTTGCAGGGAGAGAAAGTTATTGCCTGCATTTCAATTACTTGATGAGTTGGTTCTGCAATAG